A segment of the Xenorhabdus bovienii SS-2004 genome:
CCTTCCGTTTTCCTGATCCAAACCTTAGCTCAATTAATTAAAATAGGTTAATTATCACTTAACTTTCATTCCCGCTGTTGTCATTAAGACACGAAATAGCGCAGAGACGGCGTAAAGTGTCAGCACACTGCCAAGCCAGATGGTGACCAGCCAACCGAGCCGTTTCCAGAGGGAAGGGCGGGGAGGATCGGACTCAGTGATAACCTTGTTCATGGGTGATTTTTCCTCGGAAGACATAATAACTCCAAAAGGTGTAGACCAGTATGATTGGGATGATGAACAGGGCGCCGACCAGCATAAAGCCCAGTGATTGCGGTGGGGCGGCTGCTTCTTGATAATTAATCATCGGCGGGATGACATTTGGCCAGATACTGATCCCTAATCCACTGAATCCCATAAATATCAGCAATAATGCCGCCAGAAATGGGGTGTAATGGCTGGTGTTCCCATTGGCTTGTAGCAGCTTCCAGCTTGACCCTATAACGAGCAGCGGTACGGGTATGAAGAACAACAGATTAGGCAGGCTGAACCAGCGTTCGGCAATAGCCTGATGTGCAATGGGAGTCCAGAGGCTGATAATACTGATGACGGCCAGCATCAGCAGCGTCAGCGGGCGCAGAATGCGATACATCTGCTGTTGCAGATGGCCTTCGGTTTTCATCACCAGCCAGCCACATCCCAGCAACGCATAAGCGACAACCAGACCAAAACCGCAGAATAAGGGGAATGGGGCAAGCCAATCGAAAGCCCCTCCAATGTAGGTGCGGTTCTCGACCGGAAAACCTTCAATCACCGCGCCAACCACCATTCCTTGCGTAAAAGTGGCGATGATTGAACCAGAAATAAACGCCTTATCCCAGATTGGCTGGTGTTCTGGTGTGGCTTTAAAACGGAACTCAAAAGCGACACCCCGGAATATCAGCCCTAAGAGCATGATAGTCAGGGGGATTGCCAGTGCATCCAAGATCACCGCATAAGCCAAAGGAAAAGCACCGAACAGCGCGGCGCCGCCCAGCACCAGCCAAGTTTCATTGCCATCCCAGACCGGCGCAACGGAATTCATCATTAAATCACGGTCTGACTGCCCCTTCATCATGGGATATAAAATGCCGATGCCGAGGTCAAAACCGTCCATCACGATGTACATCATGGTACTGAATATAATGATCAGAAACCAAATCAGGGGAAGATCAATGCCCATTTGCTAACTCCTTGTTGGGGCCTTTGCGAATCAGTTTCATCATATAGGCGTAACCGACACCAAAGACGGCAGCATAAACGACGAAGAAAATAAGCAGGCTGATGCTCATGTGGATCTCGCCATGTGCCGATACCGCATCTTTGGTACGCATTAAGCCATATACAACCCACGGCTGGCGGCCAATCTCCGTGGTAAACCAACCGGCCAGAATGGCGATAAGACCCGAAGGTGCCATCAGGAATATAAACCGGAGAAATGTTCTGTTTTCATATAACCGTTTTTTATAGCGCAGTAATAATCCCCAAACGCCCGCCACAATCATTAATATGCCCAGCCCGACCATGACACGAAATGACCAGAACACCATAAAGACATTGGGGCGATCTTCGGGGGCAAATTCTTTCAATGCCGGAACCTGTTTATCCGTACTGTGTGTCAGGATCAGGCTGGCAAGATAAGGAATTTTGACGGCATAGCGGGTTTCTTCTGCTTCCTGATTCGGAATGCCGAAGAGGATCAGCGGAGTGGCTTCGCCGGGACGATTTTCCCAATGCCCCTCCATCGCGGCAACTTTGGCTGGCTGATATTTCAGGGTATTCAAGCCATGAAAATCACCAATGATGGCCTGTAACGGGGCGATGATCAGAATCAGCCACATTGCCATTGACAGCATTTTCTTCATGGCGGAGGAATCATTGCCTTTCAGCAGGTGCCACGCAGCGGAAGCTGCAATGAAGAACGCTGATGCGAGAAACGCCGCAGTTCCCATGTGCAATAGACGATAAGGAAAGGAGGGGTTGAAAATCACGGCAAACCAGTCAACAGGAACGATTTGATTATTGATGATTTCATGGCCCTGCGGTGTCTGCATCCAACTGTTGGAGGCTAAGATCCAGAATGTGGAAATAATCGTACCAAGGGCAACCATGCAAGTAGCGAAAAAATGCAACTTTTCGCCAACCCGGCTCCAGCCGAACAGCATGACGCCAAGAAATCCGGCTTCAAGGAAAAACGCGGTCAACACTTCATAGACTAGCAACGGACCCGTAATACTGCCGGCAAAGTCGGAGAAAAAACTCCAGTTAGTACCGAATTGATAGGCCATCACTAAACCAGAAACTACTCCCATACCGAAATTAACTGCAAAAATTTTCGACCAGAAGTGGTATAACGTTTTGTAGTCTGTATTGCGTGTCTTTAGCCATAGCCCTTCCAATAAGGCTAGAAAACTGGCCAGACCTATCGTAATGGCAGGAAAAATAATGTGAAAAGAAATCGTGAAGGCAAACTGTATCCTTGCGAGTTCAAGGGCACTTAACCCAAACATAGTGACCTCTTATTTTAGTTGAATCATATGGGGCGATGAAGTTAGAAGGTGCGGATAAGTAAAACACAGGAATATAGGGTATAATAGTGACAATTATCTGTTTATTACCTATAACAGCTTTACCTAAGGTCAGGCTATATGACACGTTACGAACAGTTGGCTGGTGCGATCCGCCAGCAAATAGAGGATGATATTTGGCAGGTGGGCGACAAATTGCCATCACTGAGGGAATCAGTGAAATCATCAGGATTAAGCTTAATGACGGTGCTACAAGCCTATCAATTGCTGGAAAGTCAGGGTTGGATCGTGGCTCGTCCGCAATCGGGCTATTATGTGGCCACCCGGTTAACGCAATTTGCGGCAGCGAAAGGCGGAAAAGGCCTGCATTTAAGCGAAAGTGTGGAGATCAGCGCCTCTATTTTTGATGTGTTGCAGGCGTGCAAAGATCCCAAAATCGTGCCTTTTGGCTCGGCATTTCCTGATCCTTCCTTACTGAATGAGCCAAAGTTATCCAAAATACTGGCCTCAGTTGCCCGTCGCTTTGTCCCTCACAGCTCTTTGGAGAACTTGCCGCCCGGCAATGAGAAGTTGCGGCGTAATATCTCCCGTCGTTATGCCGCACACGGAATTCATGTTCCTCCTGAGGAGATAGTGATCACTGCGGGGGCAATGGAATCATTAAGTTTTAGCTTACAATCCGTGACCTCACCGGGAGATTGGGTAGTGATTGAATCGCCCGCTTTTTATGGTGCGTTGCAGGCCATAGAACGCCTGCGCCTGAAAGCTATCGCGATTAAAACCGATCCGCGGACAGGTATTGATTTGGATGCACTGGAAGAGATCGTGCAGAAATACCCGATAAAAGCCTGCTGGTTGATGTCTCGTTTCCAAAATCCATTGTGCAACACGATGCCATCCGAAAATAAACAGCGGCTGGTGGAGATTCTGAATAGTAGTCATATTGCTCTGATTGAAGATGATGTTTATGGCGAACTGTATTTCGATCAAGAACCGCCGATGCCAATCAAAGCATGGGATAAAGAAAATAATTTCATGCACTGTTCATCATTTTCAAAATGCCTTGCTCCCGGATATCGTGTGGGCTGGGTTGCAGCAGGAAAGCACGCAGGAAAAATTCAGCAATTGCAGATGATGAGCACGGTTTCAGCCAGCGCACCAACACAATTGGCGGTTGCGGAATATCTGGCTCACGGGGGATATGATAATCATCTGCGACGGTTGCGGCGTCAGTTGGAACAGCGGCAAAGCCAGGTTTTACGGGCTATCAGCGAATATTTTCCTGATTCGGTGAAAGTGAACAGTGCACGTGGCGGTTATTTCCTGTGGCTGGAGTTTGAACCGCCTTTCAATGCTAACCGGCTGTATCAATTGGCGCTGACTAAAGGGATCAGTATCGCTCCGGGCAGCATGTTCTCTACTAGTGCTCAGTTTGATCACGCCTTTCGCCTGAATACGTCATTTGTATGGAATGACGTACAGGCTTCAGCAATGAAAACTTTAGCAGGCTTGTGTCATACGCTACTAAGGGAATGCGGGTAATCAATCACATTTATGTTGTCGTAAGCAGAATTATTTGCGAATGTTGGTGTTGACAATTCGACGTTAACCGTCTTTCGGGAGTATACACAGGGCTTAAGAGTGGTTAGGAGGTGGCATGAAAATGAAATATTTCGATTATGCAACGTTACCGAGAACGCAATGGTCAGGCGGGACAGGTGAAACAAGGGATATTGTCTGCTGGCCGGTTTCTGATGATTTCGCCTGGCGAGCCTGTTTCACGTCAATTTATGAAAGTGAGGTATTAGGGCAATTTCCTGATATTGAACGCTCCATTGTCTTATTGAAGGGAAAGGGGATCAGATTGACCAGTCCGGGTTTTCTTGAGCACGAACTGGTGAAAAAAATGACACCCTTCCATTTTTCTGGTGATATTCACGGGCATGCTGAATTGTTGGATGGCTCTGTCCAGTGTTTTAATATCATGACGCGTCGCTCTTGCTGGGCTTCCGAAATTTCGGTGATATCCCATGAACATCTTTTACCGACATCGCACAGTGGTGTCCTTTATGTCTTAAAAGGTCGTTGGGAAATGACGGGCGCCAACTGTGTTCAGCTTGCTTTTGGTCAAGGGGCTTGGTGGTTGCCGGATATACGGGAAGGTACAATTAAGCCACTGGTGACGGATAGCCAGTTGTTGTGGGTTGATTTACGCCCGATTGGGTGATTGTGGCTCTGTCGCATTAACGTAGACAGGTTAGCAAAAGTTGTGTTGATGGTTTTTTAGGCAGTCAACAGATAATACTGCTCTGCCGGTGACAATCCGTTGCCGGCTGGATGATGACGATCCACGGTGCGCTTATGCTGGCGAAAGGCCTTATCCAGCAACGGTATCCAATCAATCATCATCCTCACAGTCGCTATTCAGGATGTATTACCTGGCATTGCAGTTAGAGGCGGGTATGGGTGAGATAGAAGAGCGAGCCAAGATCATGAGAGCAGAAAACACATTGCCACCGCAGAGCAAATGATACTGGGTTTGCAGGAGTGTGTTAGGACGCAGTGTCGGTGAGCTATGAGAGGACGGCAGGAATGCTCCGTCCTACTCAGTTTTATTAGTATATTCAATTTGGCTAATTTGCCGGTGGAATATAGGGGGGAACTGGAATTACGGGTTGTGGTGGAACAAAGGGCATTATGCAATGCTCCCCTGTAGGTGTTTGAAAGCATACAGGGTCACTGGGAGAATGAGCATAAGTCTGCATTGAAGCTAAAAGAGTAGCGCTTGCCAGTAGGCAAGAAAGAATATATTTTTTCATATTACTCTCCACGTGTAACGTCATTATAAAAAGATTAATAAGCCTAATAATATTAGCTCCTTCTAACAATAAGCCAGCGATGCTCAACAATTAGTCAACACCTGAAACTAAAGTCAATATTTCTTTACCCATTCCCTTGAGTGGTTAAAGGAATACCCCATACCATCAGTTAACGCTGGTGGCATTTTTGTATTTCTACTCCGGTATCTGCCAATTTAAAAATTACCTTCTTCAAAGCTCCGCAAAATACCGCCTCACAATTTCCCCTCCAATCTCTATCGAAGCCGCCACTGCCGGCGGCGGGGTAATATTGGAAAGCACACCGAACCAGAAAACGAAAATATGGTACTGTTATAACCATGAAATACAGAATTCAATGCGGCATTCTCAGGCAGCATAATAAAATTAAGAAATAATCTGGCATTTTCATAATTTTTCGATTTTTTGAGAACTGGTATGTGTATAGTTATATGCTAAATAGCAATCGCGTTTTCTTATTTATCTGCGTTTGGTTATTTTAAATGAGTTTTGTCAAATAATACGACTAAATAGGATAATGATGAACGAAAAAATACTTTTAGTTACAGGCTCTAGTCGGGTCATGTATTAAATGGTTAGTTGCTGTGATATGCTTCCGGCTTTTTAAGGATGAAGTATGGCCAAAGTTGATGTCTATTGCCGTTATTGCCACAAATCAGAACAGGTCAAAGGACATGGGAAAGGAAATGGCGGACATCCTCGTTATCGCTGTTATAGCTGCTGTAAGGTCTTTCAGTTGGCGTATACCTATCAGGCCTGCAAACCCGGCGTTAAAGAACAGATTGTCGATATCGCGATGAATAACGGGGGAATTCGTGACACCGCTCGGATCCTGAAAGTCGCCACCGCCACCGTCATGAAAACATTAAAAACCTCAGACCCCGAAACGTAACGACACTTCCCCTTGCGGAATGTGGCATCCAGATTGTCTGTGAAATCGACGAGCAATGGTCGTTTGTCGGCAATAAGAAAAACCAACGCTGGCTTTGGTATGCTTGGGAACCCCGCCTGAAGCGAATAGTGGCTCATGTTTTTGGCGATCGCAGTCGAAAAACGTTAGACAAGCTGCTTACCCTCTTATCTTCCTTTACTATTCGGTTTTACTGCACGGATGACTATGTTGTTTATGACCCACTTCCCGAGGAAGAGCACTTGACTGGAAAGGCGTTTACTCAGCGTATAGAGAGAACGAATTTAACGCATCGTACCCGAATCAAAAGGCTGAATAGAAAAACCATTGGGTATTCAAAATCGGAAGAAATGCACGATAAAGTGATAGGAACCTTTATTGAACGTGAACATTATTTTTAATACCTAATCTAATCATTTAATACATGACCTCTAGTCGAGGTATTGGAGCGGCTACCGCTATACTGGCAGCAAATAAAGGATATTCTATATGTTTAAATTATTTAAACGATGAAAAGTCTGCGTTTAAAGTCCGTGATGAGATTCTAAATCTGGGTGCCAAATGTATCACTGTACGTGCTGACGTTTCCAATGAGCATCAAGTAAAAAAAATGTTCGACGACATTGATACTCAGTTAGGAAGTATTACTCACCTTGTCAATAATGTTGGGATCTTAAAACAAAAAATGCCCTTAATTGATATGGATGGGGAACGATTTCAACAAGTACTATTGACCAATGTAATGAGTCATTTTTATTGCTCTTCTGAGGCGATTAAGCGTATGTCGATTTCTAGAGGAGGCTCTGGAGGTTCAATTGTTAACGTTTCATCAGGTGCATCGAAAAGTGGCTCACCTTTCGAATACATTGATTATGCTGCGTCGAAAGGTGCAGTTGATACCTTTACTACAGGATTATCTAAAGAAGTCGCCGCTGACGGCATACGAGTCAACTGCGTTCGTCCGGGAGGCATTTACACCGATATCCATGCTGATGGAGGCGAACCTTCTAGAGTTGATCGTATTGCCAAGAATTTCCCGATGCAAAGAGGTGGAACGCCTGAAGAGGTTGCAAATGCGATTCTTTGGCTACTTAGTGACGAAGCTTCATTCGTGACTGGAAGCTTTACAGACTTATGCGGTGGTTTATAAATTGGAAACTAACTTAGCAGCTCTCCAGAATGAAATTAACAGTGAGCAGATGTGTTCAAGGTGAAGGGTTAGATACCACAGAGATATCAGATTTTAACTGGGTCATTGCCCCTATAGACGGGGCTAGAAAGTTTAGTTTTTTTCATATAATTACCCTAGAATGTTAATGACTGTAACAGTGATCTGTTCGGGTTAAATGATGAATCGAGCAATACCTTCTTGATGCCCGCTTTAAACTGCTACATTATCAGTTGCAGCGTGATGAGTTTCATCCAAGTTCATTTGATGATAAAGATCAAGTTTTTTTAATGAATCCTCTGTTCCTTGACCAGTAATTTGTCCTAGACGATTGGTAATATCTTGTAAAGATTAATATGGAAATCATTACTCCGGTAACATATTTTCTAATTTAGCAATTAATCTGTGATTGATCCTTGAGGAGATAGAATAATGGTTGCTACACATGATGATATTCAGACCCGTTATGCCAATATTTCAGTTCTCGATACTGGTGGAAGTGGGCTGCCAGTGCTCCTGATACATGGTAATTCAAGCTGTAAAGAAATTTTTCGTCATCAAATTGAATATTTAAAAGGGGACTATCGGGTTCTGGCATTGGATTTACCCGGCCACGGTAAATCTTCTGACGCCAGCGATCCGCGTGAAGCATACTCAATGCCCGGTTATGCCCGCACCATCATGGAAGTACTGGATAAGATGGACATTGATAAAGTCGTAGTCTTTGGCTGGTCACTCGGGGGGCATATTGGGTTGGAAATGCTGGCACTGAATCCTAAAATGATCGGGCTGATGATTTGTGGCACGCCGCCAGTGGCCGTTGGGAAAGAGAATATAGCCCGTGGTTTTTGTCAGAGCAAACAGATGAGACTGACCGGTAAAGCGGAATTTACTGACGAGGATGTCAGAAACTTTGCCTGTGAGACAAACGGCGTCAATGCACCTCATGAACCGTTTATGATAGAAGCCGTGGCAAGAACAGACGGGTTAGCTCGGCAATATATGTTTGAAGCTTTTATTTCCCCTCAGGCGACAGATCAGAAATTATTGGCTGAAACCAGTGAAGTTCCTTTGGCTATCGTCAATGGTGTCGGTGATCCTTTCATTAATCACGATTATATTAATGGATTAAATTATAGAAACCTTTGGCAAGGCCAGGTGTTTAACTTGGCCGGCGTTGATCATGCGCCATTCTGGGAAGCACCAGATATTTTTAACCCGATTCTGGCTGAATTTTTAAAAGATCTTTAATAGCCTGATGAGAGCCAGAGCGGGAATTTTTTGTTTTATTTAAAGAAATTCCCGCTATTACAGGTATGTTGTTTTTTATTTAAAGGGTGATGCTGTTTCTAAATATTATTTTATTTAATCACATTTAACGCCATTGGGTTAAAAAGCGCCATTTGTGCCGCGCCATCAGGGTCTTTGAGTGATAGAGCGTCTTCCCGAAAATACCCAATGCAGCTTGTTTTCCACCGACCAGTGCCTTCTTATTGCCTTGGCGGCAATTTCCGCATCTAACGGGAGAGAGCTGACATACCAGCGTGAATCACGGCAGGAAGGTTGACCTTTCACACTTCGTTTACTGACGATTTCAATCACACTTTGTATTGAAGGCCACTGTTGCTGAAGTTGCTCAGGTAATGCAGCACGGATTTGCATGACATGACGGAATTCTTTCCGTCCATGACTGCTATTTTTCTCTGTAAATTCAGCCCGTTCATCGTGGTCATAAGGTGCAGCAAAATGCGGTTTAACAAACTCATAGAATTTTTTTTGATTGCCTTTGAGGCCAACAATAAAATCCCCGCCTCGTTGGTTAATCAACCCAAGGGTTTCTTTCTGACAATGTAGGGCATCCATGGTGACAAGTGCACCATCAAGAGCAAGTCATTTAATCAATTGCCTGGCAACCTAGCCTTCCTTACCTTTGCTTTCGGCGGCACAATGGCCGAGGGCAACACCCGATTCAACATCATAAGCACTGACCACATGCAAGGCTTCAAACACTCTTTAAGCCATTCGATTTGTAACTCACCAAATTCTTGAATCGATTTCCAACCAGAAGCCCCACATAACACAGCAGAAAAGGCTAAGAAAATCACATCCATTAGCTCATGTTTTTTATTGATGTCAGAACGTGGGTCATCTATCTTCCTGATAAAGTTAAAAATACTCATTATTAAGATCACTGTTTATG
Coding sequences within it:
- a CDS encoding SDR family oxidoreductase, which gives rise to MTSSRGIGAATAILAANKGYSICLNYLNDEKSAFKVRDEILNLGAKCITVRADVSNEHQVKKMFDDIDTQLGSITHLVNNVGILKQKMPLIDMDGERFQQVLLTNVMSHFYCSSEAIKRMSISRGGSGGSIVNVSSGASKSGSPFEYIDYAASKGAVDTFTTGLSKEVAADGIRVNCVRPGGIYTDIHADGGEPSRVDRIAKNFPMQRGGTPEEVANAILWLLSDEASFVTGSFTDLCGGL
- a CDS encoding IS1 family transposase (programmed frameshift), translating into MAKVDVYCRYCHKSEQVKGHGKGNGGHPRYRCYSCCKVFQLAYTYQACKPGVKEQIVDIAMNNGGIRDTARILKVATATVMKTLKNLRPRNVTTLPLAECGIQIVCEIDEQWSFVGNKKNQRWLWYAWEPRLKRIVAHVFGDRSRKTLDKLLTLLSSFTIRFYCTDDYVVYDPLPEEEHLTGKAFTQRIERTNLTHRTRIKRLNRKTIGYSKSEEMHDKVIGTFIEREHYF
- a CDS encoding alpha/beta fold hydrolase, which produces MVATHDDIQTRYANISVLDTGGSGLPVLLIHGNSSCKEIFRHQIEYLKGDYRVLALDLPGHGKSSDASDPREAYSMPGYARTIMEVLDKMDIDKVVVFGWSLGGHIGLEMLALNPKMIGLMICGTPPVAVGKENIARGFCQSKQMRLTGKAEFTDEDVRNFACETNGVNAPHEPFMIEAVARTDGLARQYMFEAFISPQATDQKLLAETSEVPLAIVNGVGDPFINHDYINGLNYRNLWQGQVFNLAGVDHAPFWEAPDIFNPILAEFLKDL
- a CDS encoding cytochrome ubiquinol oxidase subunit I, producing MFGLSALELARIQFAFTISFHIIFPAITIGLASFLALLEGLWLKTRNTDYKTLYHFWSKIFAVNFGMGVVSGLVMAYQFGTNWSFFSDFAGSITGPLLVYEVLTAFFLEAGFLGVMLFGWSRVGEKLHFFATCMVALGTIISTFWILASNSWMQTPQGHEIINNQIVPVDWFAVIFNPSFPYRLLHMGTAAFLASAFFIAASAAWHLLKGNDSSAMKKMLSMAMWLILIIAPLQAIIGDFHGLNTLKYQPAKVAAMEGHWENRPGEATPLILFGIPNQEAEETRYAVKIPYLASLILTHSTDKQVPALKEFAPEDRPNVFMVFWSFRVMVGLGILMIVAGVWGLLLRYKKRLYENRTFLRFIFLMAPSGLIAILAGWFTTEIGRQPWVVYGLMRTKDAVSAHGEIHMSISLLIFFVVYAAVFGVGYAYMMKLIRKGPNKELANGH
- a CDS encoding PLP-dependent aminotransferase family protein is translated as MTRYEQLAGAIRQQIEDDIWQVGDKLPSLRESVKSSGLSLMTVLQAYQLLESQGWIVARPQSGYYVATRLTQFAAAKGGKGLHLSESVEISASIFDVLQACKDPKIVPFGSAFPDPSLLNEPKLSKILASVARRFVPHSSLENLPPGNEKLRRNISRRYAAHGIHVPPEEIVITAGAMESLSFSLQSVTSPGDWVVIESPAFYGALQAIERLRLKAIAIKTDPRTGIDLDALEEIVQKYPIKACWLMSRFQNPLCNTMPSENKQRLVEILNSSHIALIEDDVYGELYFDQEPPMPIKAWDKENNFMHCSSFSKCLAPGYRVGWVAAGKHAGKIQQLQMMSTVSASAPTQLAVAEYLAHGGYDNHLRRLRRQLEQRQSQVLRAISEYFPDSVKVNSARGGYFLWLEFEPPFNANRLYQLALTKGISIAPGSMFSTSAQFDHAFRLNTSFVWNDVQASAMKTLAGLCHTLLRECG
- a CDS encoding HutD/Ves family protein — its product is MKMKYFDYATLPRTQWSGGTGETRDIVCWPVSDDFAWRACFTSIYESEVLGQFPDIERSIVLLKGKGIRLTSPGFLEHELVKKMTPFHFSGDIHGHAELLDGSVQCFNIMTRRSCWASEISVISHEHLLPTSHSGVLYVLKGRWEMTGANCVQLAFGQGAWWLPDIREGTIKPLVTDSQLLWVDLRPIG
- the cydB gene encoding cytochrome d ubiquinol oxidase subunit II: MGIDLPLIWFLIIIFSTMMYIVMDGFDLGIGILYPMMKGQSDRDLMMNSVAPVWDGNETWLVLGGAALFGAFPLAYAVILDALAIPLTIMLLGLIFRGVAFEFRFKATPEHQPIWDKAFISGSIIATFTQGMVVGAVIEGFPVENRTYIGGAFDWLAPFPLFCGFGLVVAYALLGCGWLVMKTEGHLQQQMYRILRPLTLLMLAVISIISLWTPIAHQAIAERWFSLPNLLFFIPVPLLVIGSSWKLLQANGNTSHYTPFLAALLLIFMGFSGLGISIWPNVIPPMINYQEAAAPPQSLGFMLVGALFIIPIILVYTFWSYYVFRGKITHEQGYH
- a CDS encoding DUF2474 domain-containing protein, which gives rise to MNKVITESDPPRPSLWKRLGWLVTIWLGSVLTLYAVSALFRVLMTTAGMKVK